One part of the Sciurus carolinensis chromosome 4, mSciCar1.2, whole genome shotgun sequence genome encodes these proteins:
- the Ddit3 gene encoding LOW QUALITY PROTEIN: DNA damage-inducible transcript 3 protein (The sequence of the model RefSeq protein was modified relative to this genomic sequence to represent the inferred CDS: inserted 1 base in 1 codon; deleted 1 base in 1 codon) — protein sequence MAAESLPFSFGTVSSWELEAWYEDLQEVLSSDENGGTYISSPGNEEEESKIFTTLDPASLAWLAEEPGPAEVTSISHSPRSPDSSQSSLAQEEEDDDQGKTRKRKQSGQWPVRAGKQRMKXKEQENERKVAQLTEENERLKQEIERLTQEVEATRRALIDRMVNLHQA from the exons ATGGCAGCTGAGTCATTGCCTTTTTCCTTTGGGACGGTGTCCAGCTGGGAGCTGGAAGCCTGGTATGAGGATCTGCAGGAGGTCCTATCTTCAGATGAAAATGGGGGTACTTATATCTCATCCCCTGGAAATGAAGAG gAAGAATCAAAAATCTTCACCACTCTTGACCCTGCATCTCTGGCTTGGCTGGCTGAGGAGCCAGGACCAGCAGAGGTCACAAGCATCTCCCACAGTCCTCGTTCTCCAGACTCCAGTCAGAGCTCCCTGGCTCAGGAGGAAGAAGACGACGACCAAGGAAAAACTAGG AAACGGAAACAGAGTGGCCAGTGGCCAGTCCGGGCAGGAAAGCAACGcatga gaaaagaacaggagaatgaaaggaaagtGGCACAGTTAACTGAAGAGAATGAACGGCTCAAGCAGGAAATTGAGCGCCTGACTCAGGAAGTAGAAGCTACACGCCGTGCTCTAATTGACCGAATGGTTAATCTGCACCAAGCCTGA
- the Mbd6 gene encoding LOW QUALITY PROTEIN: methyl-CpG-binding domain protein 6 (The sequence of the model RefSeq protein was modified relative to this genomic sequence to represent the inferred CDS: inserted 15 bases in 13 codons; deleted 2 bases in 2 codons), which translates to MNGGNESSGADRAGGPVATSVPIGWQRCVREGAVLYISPSGTELSSLEQTRSYLLSDGTCKCGLECPLNVPKVFNFDPLAPVTLGGAGVGPASEEDMTKLCNHRRKAVAMATLYRSMETTCSHSSPGEGASPQMFHTVSPGPPSSRPSCRVPSTTPLNGGPGSLPQEQPSVPQAFPSVAGPGGLFPPPRLPDPVPSGGSSSPCFLPRGNAPSPAPPPPPAISLNAPSYNWGATLRSSLVPSDLGSPPXPHASSSPPSEPPLFHCSDALTXPPLPPSNNLPGPSGPPGPATQPPVSSATMHLPXVLGPLGGAPIMEGPGAPSFLASSLLSAAAKAQHPPLPTPSTLQGRRPRAQAPSASHHSSARPSQRRPRRPPTVLRLLEGXSPQNPRRSRPRAPAPVPQPFPLPEPSXPILPSVLSLLGLPTPGPSHSDGSFNLLGSDAHLPPPPTLSSGSPPQPRHPIQPSLPGTTSGSLSSVPGAPAPPAASKAPIVPSPVXQSPSEGLGMGAGPACPLPPLSGGEAFPFPSPEQGLALSGAGXPGMLGALPLPLNLGQPPPSPLLSHXLFGMLAGGGGQPPPEPLLPPPGGPGPPLAPGEPEGPSLLVASLLPPPPSDLLPPPSAPPSNLLASFLPLLALGATAGDGEGSSEGAGGPSGEPFSGLGDLPPLLFLPFQPPPTLIALNSALLAASLDPPSGTPPQPCVLSAPQPGPPTSSVTMATTDPGASSLGQGPLQLRETPQLLSPLLSASLLGDLSSLTSSPGTLPSLLQPSWFSSLWPVGLQLLPGGGAPPPLSEASSPLXCLLQSLQIPPEQPEAPCLPPESPPXSLEPEPARPPHQCLSPTHGSPDPPVPELLTGRGQGNXGRRGGGGLRGINGEARPSRGRKPGSRREPSRXALKWGTRGGFNGQMERSPRRTHHWQHNGELAEGGAEPKDPPLPGPILRTLKVPLGIVRKSRRGRRRKYNPTRNSNSSRQDITLEPSPTTRRAVPLPPRARPGRPAKNXRRKLAP; encoded by the exons ATGAATGGGGGCAATGAGAGCAGTGGAGCAGACAGAGCTGGGGGCCCTGTGGCCACATCTGTCCCCATCGGCTGGCAGCGCTGTGTGCGAGAGGGTGCTGTGCTCTATATCAG CCCAAGTGGCACAGAGCTGTCTTCCTTGGAGCAAACCCGGAGCTACCTCCTTAGCGATGGGACCTGTAAGTGCGGTCTGGAGTGTCCACTCAATGTCCCCAAG GTTTTCAACTTTGACCCTTTGGCCCCGGTGaccctgggtggggctggggtggggccagCATCAGAGGAGGACATGACCAAGCTGTGCAACCACCGGCGGAAAGCTGTTGCTATGGCAACTTTGTACCGCAGCATGGAGACCACCTGCTCACACTCTTCTCCTG GAGAGGGAGCAAGCCCCCAAATGTTCCacactgtgtccccagggcctccctctTCCCGCCCTTCCTGTAGAGTTCCTTCTACAACTCCACTTAATGGGGGTCCTGGCTCCCTTCCCCAAGAGCAACCCTCAGTTCCCCAGGCCTTCCCATCTGTAGCAGGCCCTGGGGGACTCTTCCCACCACCAAGGCTTCCTGATCCAGTTCCCTCTGGGGGCAGCAGCAGCCCCTGTTTCCTCCCAAGGGGCAATGCCCCCTctccagccccacctcctccacctgctATCAGCCTCAATGCCCCTTCTTACAACTGGGGAGCCACCCTCCGATCCAGCCTGGTGCCCTCTGACCTGGGCTCTCCTC GCCCTCATGCCTCTTCCTCACCACCCTCAGAACCTCCTCTCTTCCACTGTAGTGATGCCTTAa cccctcccctgcccccaagcAATAATCTCCCTGGCCCCTCTGGCCCCCCTGGCCCCGCCACTCAGCCACCAGTGTCTTCAGCCACTATGCACCTGC TGGTCCTGGGACCCCTGGGAGGGGCCCCCATTATGGAGGGGCCTGGGGCACCCTCCTTCCTTGCTAGCAGCCTACTCTCTGCAGCGGCCAAGGCACAGCAtcccccactccccactcccagcACTTTACAGGGCCGAAGGCCCCGTGCCCAGGCACCCTCAGCTTCCCACCACTCATCAGCCCGTCCCTCTCAGCGTCGTCCCCGCCGACCCCCAACTGTCTTGCGATTGCTTGAAG GAAGTCCTCAAAACCCTAGAAGGAGCCGTCCTCGGGCCCCTGCTCCTGTcccccagccctttcctcttcCAGAGCCAT CACCAATTCTCCCTTCTGTGCTGTCCCTGCTGGGACTCCCCACCCCTGGCCCTTCCCACTCTGATGGAAGCTTTAACCTTTTGGGGTCAGATGCacaccttcctcctcccccaaccCTCTCCTCAGGgagccctccccagcccaggcacccCATCCAGCCCTCCCTGCCTGGGACCACCAGTGGCAGCCTCAGCAGTGTGCCAG gtgcccctgccccaccagctGCCTCCAAAGCCCCCATAGTCCCTAGCCCTG CTCAAAGCCCatctgaagggctggggatgggggcgggcccagcctgccctctgcctcccttGTCTGGTGGGGAGGCTTTCCCTTTCCCCAGTCCTGAGCAGGGCCTGGCACTGAGTGGAGCTG TTCCTGGGATGCTGGGggccctgcctctccctctgAATCTGGGGCAGCCTCCACCTTCTCCATTGCTCAGCC AGTTATTTGGCATGCTGGCTGGGGGAGGAGGACAACCTCCTCCTGAACCCCTGCTACCCCCACCAGGTGGACCTGGCCCTCCCTTAGCCCCAGGCGAGCCCGAAGGGCCTTCACTTCTGGTAGCTTCCTTGCTTCCACCACCCCCTTCAGATCTTTTGCCACCCCCT TCTGCACCTCCTAGCAACCTCCTTGCCTCTTTCCTGCCCCTGTTGGCCCTGGGC GCCACagctggggatggggagggatCTTCAGAGGGAGCTGGGGGTCCAAGTGGGGAACCATTTTCAGGTTTGGGAGACCTCCCCCCCCTGCTTTTCCTCCCCTTTCAGCCCCCCCCCACCCTCATAGCTTTAAATTCCGCGCTGCTGGCTGCCAGCCTGGATCCCCCCTCCGGGACACCCCCCCAG ccctgtgtcctgagtgCCCCCCAACCTGGACCACCTACCTCCAGTGTCACCATGGCAACTACTGACCCGGGGGCCTCCTCTCTGGGGCAAGGCCCCCTCCAACTCAGGGAGACCCCCCAACTCCTTAGCCCTCTGCTGAGTGCCAGCCTGCTGG GTGACCTGTCTTCACTGACCAGCAGCCCTGGAACCCTCCCCAGCCTGTTGCAGCCCTCCTGGTTCTCTTCTCTCTGGCCAGTTGGGCTGCAGCTCCTCCCTGGGGGGGGAGCTCCTCCACCCCTCTCAGAGGCTTCTAGTCCCT GCTGCCTGCTACAGAGTCTCCAG ATTCCTCCAGAGCAGCCAGAAGCCCCCTGTCTGCCCCCTGAGAGTCCACC CAGCCTTGAACCGGAGCCTGCCCGGCCTCCCCATCAGTGCCTTAGCCCCACCCATGGTTCTCCCGACCCCCCAGTCCCTGAGCTGCTCACTGGGAGGGGTCAGGGAAA GGGccggaggggaggagggggactTAGGGGCATTAATGGTGAGGCCAGGCCGAGCCGAGGCCGAAAGCCTGGCAGCAGACGTGAGCCTAGCC CTGCCCTCAAATGGGGGACACGTGGTGGCTTCAATGGACAAATGGAACGGTCCCCAAGAAGGACCCACCACTGGCAGCATAATGGGGAGCTGGCTGAAGGGGGTGCTGAGCCCAAGGATCCACCCCTTCCTGGCCCCATTCTGAGGACCTTAAAG GTACCCCTGGGGATAGTCAGAAAGTCTCGTCGTGGCCGGAGGAGAAAATACAA CCCTACCCGGAACAGCAATAGCTCCCGCCAGGATATTACCTTGGAACCCAGCCCTACAACCCGA CGGGCTGTCCCTCTGCCTCCCCGGGCCCGCCCTGGCCGTCCTGCCaaaa agaggaggaaactggccCCATAG
- the Dctn2 gene encoding LOW QUALITY PROTEIN: dynactin subunit 2 (The sequence of the model RefSeq protein was modified relative to this genomic sequence to represent the inferred CDS: inserted 2 bases in 2 codons; substituted 1 base at 1 genomic stop codon), giving the protein MADPKYADLPGIARNEPDVYETSDLPEDDQAELMRXDYEELTSTSVEHIIVNPNAAYDKFKDKRVGTKGLDFSDRIGKTKRTGYESGEYEMLGEGLGVKETPQQKYQRLLHEVQELTAEVEKIKTTVKESATEEKLTPVVLAKQLASLKQQLVASHLEKLLGPDATINLTXPDGALAKRLLLQLEATKNSKGSSGGKTTSGTPADNNLVTYELHSRPEQDKFSQAAKLAELEKRLTELEATVRCDQDAQVRCSPILSLSLRSCTLSPKVYITFHTKPGKIGKGFSYWNQPVGCQLEPGEWEKETVELLQAKVSALDLAVLDQVEARLQSVLGKVNEIAKHKASVEDADTQSKVHHLYETXQRWSPIASTLPELVQRLVTIKQLHEQAMQFGQLLTHLDTTQQMIASSLKDNSTLLTQVQTTMCENLATVEGNFASIDERMKKLGK; this is encoded by the exons ATGGCGGACCCTAAATACGCCGATCTTCCCGGCATTG CCAGGAACGAACCAGATGTTTATGAAACCAGCGACCTACCTGAGGATGATCAAGCAGAGTTGATGCGGTAAGACTAT GAGGAGCTGACGAGCACAAGTGTGGAGCACATCATTGTCAATCCCAATGCTGCCTatgacaagttcaaggacaaGAGAGTGGGGACAAAGGGACTTG ATTTCTCAGATCGCATTGGAAAAACCAAGAGGACAGGATATGAATCCGGAGAATATGAGATg CTTGGAGAGGGTCTGGGAGTGAAGGAGACACCTCAGCAAAAGTACCAGCGACTACTGCATGAAGTCCAAGAGCTGACAGCTGAAGTTGAAAAAATCAAG ACAACAGTGAAGGAGTCAGCCACTGAAGAGAAGCTGACCCCAGTGGTGCTGGCTAAACAGCTGGCATCCCTGAAGCAGCAGCTCGTTGCTTCACACCTGGAGAAGCTGCTGGGACCAGATGCCACAATCAACCTCA GACCCGATGGAGCTCTGGCTAA GCGCCTACTGCTGCAGCTGGAAGCAACAAAGAACAGCAAAGGGAGTTCAGGGGGAAAGACCACCAGTGGGACCCCGGCAGACAACAACCTCGTCACTTACGAACTACATTCTCGGCCTGAGCAGGACAAATTCTCTCAAGCTGCCAAA CTTGCAGAACTTGAGAAGCGTCTGACAGAGCTGGAAGCAACTGTACGCTGTGATCAGGATGCTCAGGTCAGGTGTTCTCCTATTCTTAGTCTGAGCCTTAGATCTTGCACCCTGAGCCCTAAGGTCTACATAACATTCCACACAAAACCTGGGAAGATAGGAAAGGGCTTCAGTTACTGGAATCAACCAGTAGGTTGCCAGCTAGAACCAGGAGAATGGGAGAAA GAGACTGTAGAGCTGTTGCAGGCAAAGGTGAGCGCCTTGGACCTTGCAGTTTTAGACCAAGTAGAGGCTCGGCTACAG agtgtcctgGGGAAGGTGAATGAGATTGCCAAGCATAAAGCCTCTGTGGAGGATGCAGATACACAAAGCAAG GTGCACCACCTATACGAAA TACAGCGCTGGAGCCCCATTGCTTCCACCCTTCCTGAGCTGGTACAGAGACTTGTTACCATCAAACAACTGCATGAGCAAG CAATGCAGTTTGGTCAGCTCCTGACACATTTGGACACTACCCAGCAGATGATTGCCAGTTCTCTCAAGGACAATTCCACCCTCTTGACCCAG GTACAGACAACCATGTGTGAAAACCTGGCCACAGTTGAGGGGAATTTTGCCAGTATTGACGAGCGGATGAAGAAGCTGGGAAAGTGA